The following are from one region of the Hymenobacter radiodurans genome:
- the hpf gene encoding ribosome hibernation-promoting factor, HPF/YfiA family has translation MKVQMHSVHFTADQSLLDFIQKRLDKLETFYDRVTEGEVIMKLNNKDGIDNKTVELKVLVPGSTLFSQADAATFEAATDEAAEGLRRQIKKHKEKLTSH, from the coding sequence ATGAAAGTACAGATGCATTCGGTGCATTTCACCGCCGACCAGAGCCTACTTGATTTCATCCAGAAGCGTCTCGATAAGCTCGAAACCTTCTACGATCGTGTAACCGAAGGCGAGGTTATCATGAAGCTGAACAATAAGGACGGTATTGACAACAAGACCGTTGAACTCAAAGTACTAGTGCCAGGCAGTACGCTGTTCAGCCAAGCGGATGCGGCTACCTTCGAGGCAGCTACCGACGAGGCGGCTGAGGGTTTACGTCGTCAGATAAAAAAGCATAAAGAGAAGCTAACCAGCCATTAG
- a CDS encoding tyrosine-type recombinase/integrase, translating into MNLFFDYLRFERRFSPHTVLSYQTDLRQFAEYLLATYEMSEPAQADHTLIRSWIVELMQQQRDPRTVNRKIACLRSYYKYLLRTGAIQRNPMLRITSPKTAKKLPDFVPEDALNGLLNSFKFADSFVGSRDQLILELLYGTGIRLSELIGIRHDDLSLASRTVRVTGKGNKQRVVPLNPTLHIALESYIARKQAEFASPDNARGFLLVTDKLEPLYEKLVYRTVKQYLSQITTASSQQHPHVLRHSFATHLLSKGADLNAIKELLGHANLAATQVYTHLSIDKLKSVFDKAHPKA; encoded by the coding sequence ATGAATTTATTTTTTGACTATCTGCGGTTTGAGCGGCGCTTCAGTCCACACACGGTTCTTTCTTACCAAACCGATCTTCGACAGTTCGCTGAGTATTTACTGGCTACCTATGAAATGTCGGAACCGGCGCAGGCTGATCATACCCTCATCCGCTCCTGGATAGTGGAGTTGATGCAGCAGCAGCGTGATCCACGTACGGTAAACCGTAAAATCGCCTGCCTTCGCTCCTATTACAAGTACTTGTTGCGTACGGGCGCTATTCAGCGTAATCCGATGCTACGCATTACTTCGCCCAAAACGGCTAAGAAGCTTCCTGACTTTGTACCAGAAGACGCCCTAAACGGCCTACTAAACAGCTTTAAGTTTGCTGATTCATTTGTTGGCTCTCGTGATCAACTTATTCTGGAGTTGCTCTACGGCACCGGCATTCGCCTTTCGGAACTCATTGGGATTCGTCATGACGACCTTAGCTTAGCAAGCCGTACAGTGCGGGTAACGGGCAAAGGCAACAAACAGCGGGTAGTGCCTCTAAACCCGACGCTTCATATAGCGCTGGAAAGCTATATAGCGCGCAAGCAAGCTGAATTTGCTTCTCCCGACAACGCCCGCGGTTTTCTCCTCGTTACAGATAAGCTAGAGCCTCTGTACGAAAAACTCGTGTATCGCACCGTGAAGCAGTATTTAAGTCAGATTACCACCGCCTCATCACAACAGCACCCACACGTGCTGCGGCACTCATTTGCTACGCATCTACTCAGTAAAGGCGCTGACCTGAACGCTATTAAAGAGTTATTAGGTCATGCAAATCTGGCAGCTACGCAGGTGTATACCCACTTGTCTATCGACAAGCTCAAATCCGTCTTTGACAAAGCCCATCCGAAGGCTTAA
- the rpsU gene encoding 30S ribosomal protein S21 — MIIVQIKDNESVDRALKRFKKKFERTGVLKELRRRTFFQKPSITKRKQREKAVYKQTMYATENY; from the coding sequence ATGATCATCGTTCAAATCAAAGACAACGAGTCGGTTGACCGGGCTCTGAAGCGTTTCAAGAAAAAATTCGAGCGCACGGGTGTGCTAAAGGAATTGCGTCGTCGTACGTTCTTCCAAAAGCCTTCCATCACGAAGCGTAAGCAGAGAGAGAAAGCTGTGTACAAGCAGACCATGTACGCTACTGAGAATTACTAA
- a CDS encoding acyl-CoA dehydrogenase — MELVATENQTMIAQMVRDFGATHIKPHMMKWDESQEFPIDVFKQLGDLGLMGVLVPQEYGGSGFGYVEYVTAIAELAKIDGSIGLSMAAHNSLCTGHILQFGSEEQKRKWLPRLASAEWIGAWGLTEPNTGSDAGNMRTVAVEDGDYYVLNGAKNFITHGKSSNIAVVIARTGEVGDSHGMTAFVIEKPTEGFTHGRKEDKLGMRASETTELIFTDCRVPKENILGEVGEGFIQSMKVLDGGRISIAALSLGIAQGAFEAATQYSKERHQFNQPISNFQGIAFKLADMATEIEAAALLTYRAADMKDRGLNVTQESAMAKLYASEVCVRAANEGVQIFGGYGYTKDYPAEKYYRDSKLCTIGEGTSEIQKLVIARTLLK; from the coding sequence ATGGAATTAGTAGCTACCGAGAACCAGACAATGATTGCCCAGATGGTGCGCGACTTTGGCGCGACCCACATCAAGCCTCACATGATGAAATGGGACGAAAGCCAAGAATTTCCCATCGACGTATTTAAGCAACTAGGTGATTTAGGCCTGATGGGCGTACTAGTACCGCAGGAGTATGGTGGTTCTGGCTTTGGCTACGTTGAGTATGTGACTGCGATAGCCGAACTGGCCAAGATTGATGGTAGCATTGGCCTATCGATGGCAGCTCATAACTCTCTTTGCACCGGTCATATTCTTCAATTCGGATCAGAAGAGCAAAAGCGCAAGTGGCTTCCTAGGTTAGCTTCGGCTGAATGGATTGGCGCTTGGGGCTTAACGGAGCCTAATACGGGCTCTGACGCTGGCAATATGCGCACAGTAGCCGTTGAGGATGGTGATTACTACGTCCTAAATGGAGCAAAAAACTTCATTACCCATGGTAAGAGTAGCAATATCGCCGTTGTTATTGCCCGCACCGGCGAGGTGGGTGATTCGCATGGTATGACAGCATTTGTAATTGAGAAGCCTACCGAGGGCTTCACGCACGGGCGTAAGGAGGATAAGCTAGGTATGCGCGCTTCCGAGACTACTGAGCTAATCTTTACCGACTGTCGCGTACCGAAAGAGAATATCTTGGGCGAAGTAGGTGAAGGCTTTATTCAGTCGATGAAAGTGCTTGATGGGGGGCGAATTTCTATTGCAGCACTAAGCTTAGGTATTGCGCAGGGGGCTTTTGAGGCAGCTACTCAGTATTCTAAGGAACGCCACCAATTCAACCAGCCTATTTCCAACTTTCAGGGCATTGCGTTCAAGTTAGCTGATATGGCTACTGAAATTGAGGCTGCTGCCTTGCTTACCTACCGCGCTGCTGATATGAAGGACCGTGGTTTGAATGTAACGCAGGAATCGGCTATGGCTAAGCTTTATGCCTCAGAGGTATGCGTACGGGCTGCTAATGAAGGCGTGCAGATTTTTGGCGGCTATGGCTACACCAAGGATTACCCAGCAGAGAAGTATTATCGCGATTCCAAGCTATGCACTATAGGTGAAGGCACTTCCGAAATTCAAAAACTGGTTATTGCTCGCACACTTCTGAAATAG
- a CDS encoding polysaccharide biosynthesis/export family protein, producing the protein MLHPIFRRLLSIGLLGLSVLLSFSCTTSKIYRQNVLFRLEGTTIDTARLRTTINRTERNYIIQSNDYLDVRVYTNKGERILDPNGELPFGNPGGLRGATTRPGAGTRTTTAQQGSGGTTSGGSEFLVQDDGIVKLPMVENVKLSGYTLLEADSVLQVAYSQYYEQPFVVTRVTNNRIIVLGAVGGTGGQVIPMTNDNMNLIEVLAIAGGIDGGQ; encoded by the coding sequence ATGCTACATCCCATCTTTCGCCGCCTGCTATCTATTGGGTTGCTAGGCTTATCGGTTCTGTTGTCGTTTTCCTGCACGACTTCTAAGATATACCGCCAAAATGTACTATTTCGTTTAGAAGGTACAACAATCGATACTGCCAGATTACGCACGACCATAAATAGGACCGAACGTAACTACATCATTCAGTCCAATGATTATCTGGATGTGCGAGTATATACCAACAAAGGTGAGCGAATACTCGATCCCAACGGGGAATTACCATTCGGCAATCCTGGCGGACTAAGAGGTGCTACAACCCGGCCGGGAGCCGGTACACGCACCACGACAGCCCAACAAGGTTCTGGCGGTACCACAAGTGGCGGTTCTGAGTTCCTTGTGCAAGACGATGGCATCGTGAAGCTGCCGATGGTAGAGAATGTGAAGCTAAGTGGCTACACGCTCTTAGAGGCTGATAGTGTATTGCAGGTAGCTTATAGTCAATACTATGAGCAGCCTTTCGTCGTGACACGGGTTACTAATAACCGTATCATTGTACTTGGTGCTGTTGGCGGTACAGGTGGTCAGGTCATTCCGATGACCAATGACAATATGAACTTGATTGAGGTGTTGGCTATAGCCGGGGGCATTGATGGGGGGCAATAG
- a CDS encoding GumC family protein, whose product MAAKEETELEEMIRNAGGMEAEEKEDAGDGLDFTTLLQVARKSLPWIALLIALGLTGAWLFLRYTKPVYQSSSVIKIDERTEAGLLGMGPVGGAVEKRQELANLSGEVELIKSNLIYRRLKDSLALDVNYYVEGTVLESELYKRSPFKVAYAIKDPAFYNRKLNVSFISPTQFRLSYLEDKEEVSGDYAVGQPINLPGISLKLTTDSAFFDASALEAQFYFIILDDGSVNGYLNKNISVEIVNPEAHTVEISFADFNPLKAQDIVNKIDTVYLQEKLAQKKEASEKSLRFLGEQTDVTNNKLQQAEDNLQSFARENKTYDVRGDATTVIAKIADQEEKRQELLQRQGLLEDLARLVEQDQITSNEDSTVAQSIPGLAELEDNRLMQEIEALNDQQWDLRRVLRSYKETTEAVKQRRVQLDFTKNTIRRLLEQNKQLLQEQINKMNRQRDELSDKLERLPEKATQQARLQRPFELYEKTYVSLINRELEFRIGQAGTTADFQILSPASLPSQPISPVRAMVYAIGLAGGIVLGLGLIAVRYFLHDTVTNTRELERMTSAAVLGVIPTYDKEKMTVSKLVVDKNPKSAISESIRSIRTNLDFIGSSRKKRIISVTSTVSGEGKTFVTVNLAGIIALSEQRVVILDLDMRKPKVNLAFGTENVRGISTILIEKHTVEECIQHTDIPTLDFISAGPTPPNPSELILNPKFDELLAELHQHYDVILIDTPPVGLVTDGILIMRKADIPLYIVRAGYSKKAFLKNINKLMRTNNFTRLSTILNDASTTGLAGYGYGYGYGYGHGYYDEPTPPKGIISRLKQRIS is encoded by the coding sequence ATGGCAGCGAAAGAAGAAACTGAGCTGGAAGAAATGATCCGCAATGCGGGTGGTATGGAAGCGGAAGAAAAAGAGGATGCTGGTGATGGGTTAGACTTCACCACCCTTCTTCAGGTAGCCCGCAAAAGCTTGCCCTGGATTGCCTTACTAATTGCTTTAGGCCTGACGGGCGCATGGCTGTTTTTGCGTTATACAAAGCCTGTGTATCAGTCTTCATCTGTAATAAAGATCGATGAAAGAACAGAGGCCGGATTATTGGGTATGGGTCCTGTTGGTGGCGCGGTGGAGAAGCGTCAGGAGCTGGCTAATCTTTCAGGTGAGGTAGAATTAATCAAATCCAATTTGATCTATCGCCGCTTAAAAGACTCCTTAGCCCTCGACGTCAATTACTATGTGGAAGGCACTGTGCTGGAGTCAGAACTGTATAAAAGGTCTCCCTTCAAAGTTGCGTATGCTATTAAAGACCCCGCGTTTTATAACCGGAAGCTGAATGTTAGTTTCATTAGTCCTACTCAATTTCGATTGAGTTACTTGGAGGATAAAGAAGAAGTAAGTGGTGACTATGCTGTAGGTCAACCTATTAACCTTCCTGGTATCAGCTTAAAGCTGACTACTGATTCCGCCTTCTTCGACGCGAGTGCATTAGAAGCACAGTTTTACTTTATCATTCTCGATGATGGATCGGTGAATGGCTACTTGAATAAGAATATCTCAGTTGAGATTGTTAATCCTGAAGCTCATACTGTTGAGATATCGTTTGCTGATTTCAATCCTTTAAAAGCGCAGGATATTGTCAATAAAATTGACACAGTTTACTTACAGGAAAAGCTAGCGCAGAAGAAGGAAGCATCCGAGAAAAGCTTGCGCTTTTTGGGCGAGCAGACGGATGTGACGAACAACAAATTGCAGCAGGCAGAAGATAATTTGCAGTCTTTCGCGCGCGAAAACAAAACGTACGATGTACGGGGCGATGCTACTACGGTAATTGCTAAGATAGCAGACCAAGAAGAGAAAAGGCAAGAACTACTACAAAGGCAAGGGTTGTTAGAAGATCTGGCGCGCCTAGTAGAGCAGGATCAGATAACTAGTAATGAGGATTCCACAGTTGCTCAAAGTATACCAGGGCTGGCTGAATTAGAAGATAATCGCTTGATGCAGGAAATTGAAGCCCTAAACGATCAGCAATGGGACCTTCGTCGAGTATTGCGCTCCTATAAAGAAACGACAGAAGCTGTAAAGCAAAGGCGTGTTCAGTTAGATTTTACGAAGAACACTATTCGTCGCCTATTAGAGCAAAATAAACAACTCCTGCAGGAGCAGATAAATAAAATGAACCGTCAGCGTGATGAGCTTAGTGATAAGCTTGAAAGACTGCCGGAGAAGGCAACACAACAAGCACGCCTGCAACGTCCGTTCGAACTCTACGAAAAGACATATGTGAGTTTGATAAACCGGGAGCTAGAATTCCGGATTGGTCAGGCTGGTACGACGGCTGATTTTCAGATTCTATCACCTGCTAGCTTACCAAGTCAACCTATTTCGCCCGTGCGAGCCATGGTGTATGCTATTGGTCTGGCGGGGGGCATTGTGCTAGGGCTTGGATTAATTGCAGTACGATACTTTCTGCACGATACTGTAACAAATACGCGTGAGTTGGAGCGTATGACCTCAGCAGCAGTGCTCGGCGTAATTCCAACATACGATAAGGAAAAGATGACAGTGTCAAAGCTGGTGGTGGACAAAAACCCTAAATCCGCCATTTCGGAGTCTATTCGCTCTATTCGTACTAATCTGGATTTTATAGGATCATCGCGAAAGAAGCGCATTATATCGGTTACATCAACCGTATCTGGTGAGGGTAAAACCTTTGTTACAGTGAATCTGGCCGGGATTATTGCTTTGTCGGAACAGCGGGTTGTAATTCTTGACCTCGATATGCGAAAGCCAAAAGTTAACCTAGCTTTTGGTACCGAGAATGTACGGGGCATCAGTACTATTCTGATTGAGAAGCATACTGTAGAAGAGTGTATCCAGCATACTGATATTCCTACACTGGACTTCATCTCAGCTGGCCCTACACCACCAAACCCATCTGAGCTCATTCTAAACCCCAAGTTTGATGAGCTATTAGCCGAATTACATCAGCACTACGACGTAATTCTGATTGATACGCCGCCCGTTGGCCTGGTAACTGATGGTATCCTCATTATGCGAAAGGCTGATATTCCGCTTTATATCGTGCGAGCAGGCTATTCCAAGAAAGCCTTCCTGAAGAATATCAATAAGCTAATGCGGACGAATAACTTCACTCGCCTCAGCACTATTCTAAACGACGCCAGCACTACTGGTCTTGCTGGTTATGGCTACGGGTATGGCTATGGGTATGGCCATGGCTATTACGACGAGCCGACGCCACCCAAAGGAATAATTAGCCGCCTCAAGCAACGTATTTCCTAG
- a CDS encoding tyrosine-protein phosphatase — protein sequence MASFLRKLFGQAASAPLVNENLLAELGVDMHSHLLPGLDDGAETIEQSLSLLEAMQALGYRKLIMTPHIMGDFYKNTPATVHAALARMRDAATAAGFTDIQLECAAEYYLDEWLGGKLDSGEDLLSFGGAKKYLLLETSYMNEPFNMQDIIFRLKALGYQPVLAHPERYTYFYGRFSDLEKIHDNGVLFQVNLNSLAGYYSSGAQRVAEKLIDAGLVDFVGTDAHNLKHTETLRSKVLPSAYLKKVLALPLLNNTLLTN from the coding sequence ATGGCTTCATTCCTGCGCAAGCTTTTCGGCCAAGCGGCTTCTGCGCCGCTGGTTAACGAAAACTTGCTGGCCGAGCTTGGAGTTGATATGCATTCGCACTTGCTGCCCGGCCTAGATGATGGAGCCGAAACCATCGAGCAATCATTGAGCTTGCTGGAAGCGATGCAGGCATTAGGATACCGTAAGCTGATCATGACGCCCCACATTATGGGCGATTTCTACAAGAATACCCCTGCCACTGTTCATGCGGCATTAGCTCGAATGCGGGATGCTGCCACGGCTGCCGGCTTTACTGATATACAGTTGGAATGTGCCGCTGAGTACTACCTAGATGAATGGCTGGGGGGCAAATTGGATAGTGGAGAAGACCTCCTGAGCTTTGGCGGTGCCAAAAAATACCTGCTGCTGGAAACGTCTTACATGAATGAGCCCTTCAACATGCAGGATATCATCTTCCGGCTCAAAGCGCTGGGATATCAGCCGGTATTAGCGCACCCTGAGCGCTATACTTATTTCTATGGTCGCTTTTCGGATTTGGAAAAGATTCACGACAACGGCGTATTGTTTCAGGTTAACCTTAATTCGTTGGCTGGCTATTATTCCTCCGGCGCCCAGCGTGTAGCCGAAAAGCTGATTGATGCAGGCTTGGTGGATTTTGTCGGTACTGATGCCCACAATCTCAAGCATACCGAAACCCTGCGTAGTAAAGTGTTGCCTTCTGCCTACTTAAAAAAAGTACTGGCTTTGCCTCTCTTAAATAATACGCTACTAACTAATTAG
- a CDS encoding NAD-dependent epimerase/dehydratase family protein — protein MVFVTGGSGLLGSFLIPALVARGYAVRALYRQQVPPVSNADKVEWIEGDLRDTTLLSTALTGVTHVLHCAGLVSYAPQDAAKLQQINVEGTAAVVDACLEQGLHLRLCHVSSVAALGGPSAAKQDIWGANNVVDETAKWDLGAEHNAYATSKYLGELEVWRGISEGLSAVIVNPSVILGPANWQRSSTRLFRYAHREHSFYTPSSLNYVDVRNVVEAMLRLTFQSEVAGERFILSGGTVPLRDFLIQAAECFGKKPPTVAVPTWAAETIWRLEHLRSVLTGARPLITKDTARAGRRSVIYSAAKVEAATGLQFRPLAETVQWCCAGLTSANQPSPGVVIAS, from the coding sequence ATGGTTTTTGTCACCGGTGGTAGCGGATTGTTAGGTAGTTTTCTGATTCCAGCCTTGGTGGCACGCGGCTATGCAGTGCGGGCTCTTTATCGGCAGCAAGTACCACCCGTTTCGAATGCCGATAAGGTGGAGTGGATAGAAGGTGATTTGCGTGATACTACACTACTAAGCACTGCCTTGACAGGAGTTACCCATGTACTTCACTGCGCCGGCTTGGTTTCGTATGCTCCGCAGGATGCGGCGAAGCTACAGCAGATTAATGTCGAAGGCACAGCGGCCGTAGTCGATGCCTGCTTAGAACAAGGACTGCATCTTCGCTTATGCCATGTATCATCAGTAGCAGCATTGGGTGGTCCCTCCGCCGCCAAACAGGATATCTGGGGGGCAAATAATGTAGTGGATGAGACGGCTAAATGGGATTTAGGGGCGGAGCATAATGCGTACGCTACCTCCAAGTATTTAGGTGAACTGGAAGTATGGCGTGGGATTTCAGAAGGGCTGTCGGCCGTTATTGTAAATCCCTCGGTAATACTCGGTCCCGCCAATTGGCAACGCAGTAGTACCCGTCTTTTCCGGTACGCGCACCGAGAGCACTCCTTTTACACCCCAAGTAGCCTGAATTATGTAGATGTGCGTAATGTCGTGGAGGCGATGCTTCGCCTGACCTTTCAAAGTGAAGTAGCCGGGGAGCGTTTTATTCTGAGTGGTGGTACAGTGCCATTGCGCGATTTCCTGATTCAAGCGGCAGAGTGCTTCGGCAAAAAGCCCCCCACAGTGGCCGTACCTACCTGGGCGGCCGAAACGATCTGGCGTCTAGAGCATTTGCGCTCCGTGCTGACGGGTGCACGGCCGCTCATCACCAAAGATACTGCCCGTGCGGGCAGGCGCTCAGTGATTTACAGCGCAGCCAAAGTAGAGGCGGCCACGGGCTTACAATTCCGTCCGTTGGCTGAAACAGTGCAGTGGTGTTGCGCGGGCCTGACATCAGCGAACCAGCCTTCGCCCGGTGTGGTTATTGCATCATAA
- a CDS encoding tetratricopeptide repeat protein, whose translation MNENFEERQQVLDTVRRFERMVAQNESVFFDLADFENIIDHYTTNTQYDKALHACETAIAQYPFSTELLIDRSQVLAMKGEYSAAAQQIEDVAQLDPTNPDVAVTRGIIATQKGEFAEAVAFFHDAAEHSPEREDIYFNLGLAYQSWQKFKSAAKYYKMSLRLNSDNDIAVQELLYCLEVSERLEKNLEFFRRFTDEDPYSAPAWYNLGQAYYRLGQYDQAVAAFEYAILIDATYYEAHAFLASTYVSQEKYREAIDEFNLSYSAGEPTAEALCNIGECYEKMAEWDQARRNYQRAIDLDPEMDEAWFGMGVVLNAQERWFEAAHFFRKATTLYDESVEYWLALAAAEYQVGNVVSAVECYDRATQVGPDNKDAWLNWSIILYEQGNYDGAIDLMRNAVEIQPAEAELQYRLCAYLLAAGRYREAYENLENALVLDFDKHRLLFEYFPELESQRALARLIDQYRK comes from the coding sequence ATGAACGAAAACTTTGAGGAAAGGCAGCAAGTGCTGGATACAGTGCGTCGGTTTGAACGCATGGTAGCCCAGAACGAGTCTGTCTTTTTTGATCTGGCCGATTTTGAGAATATCATCGACCATTATACGACCAACACGCAATACGATAAGGCGTTACATGCCTGTGAGACTGCTATAGCCCAATATCCCTTTTCCACCGAACTGCTCATCGACCGCTCGCAGGTACTAGCCATGAAGGGCGAATACTCCGCTGCGGCCCAGCAGATTGAAGACGTCGCCCAACTCGATCCTACCAACCCCGACGTGGCCGTTACCCGGGGCATTATCGCCACGCAGAAAGGCGAGTTTGCTGAGGCGGTAGCTTTTTTTCATGATGCCGCTGAGCACTCACCGGAGCGTGAGGATATATACTTTAACCTCGGTTTGGCTTACCAGAGCTGGCAGAAATTTAAAAGTGCGGCCAAGTACTACAAGATGAGCCTGCGCCTGAACTCCGACAATGACATAGCAGTGCAGGAACTGCTCTATTGTTTGGAGGTGAGCGAGCGGCTGGAGAAGAATCTGGAGTTTTTCCGTCGCTTTACCGATGAAGATCCTTATTCGGCTCCGGCGTGGTATAATCTGGGTCAGGCTTACTATCGACTAGGGCAGTACGATCAGGCAGTTGCGGCTTTTGAGTACGCCATTCTAATTGATGCTACCTATTATGAGGCGCACGCTTTTCTGGCCAGCACCTATGTAAGCCAGGAAAAGTATCGGGAAGCTATAGATGAGTTCAACCTGAGCTACTCTGCTGGTGAGCCTACGGCCGAAGCCCTGTGCAATATTGGTGAGTGCTATGAGAAAATGGCTGAATGGGACCAAGCGCGGCGCAATTACCAGCGGGCCATCGACCTCGATCCGGAAATGGACGAGGCATGGTTTGGAATGGGCGTAGTGCTGAATGCCCAGGAACGCTGGTTTGAGGCCGCTCACTTCTTCCGCAAGGCCACCACCCTCTACGATGAAAGCGTGGAATATTGGCTGGCTCTAGCCGCCGCTGAATATCAGGTTGGCAACGTTGTGAGTGCCGTGGAGTGCTACGACCGCGCTACGCAGGTAGGCCCCGACAACAAAGATGCGTGGCTGAACTGGAGCATTATCCTCTACGAGCAGGGCAACTACGACGGCGCCATTGATCTTATGCGGAATGCTGTGGAGATACAACCTGCTGAGGCTGAGCTGCAATACCGCCTGTGCGCCTACCTGCTAGCGGCTGGCCGCTACCGGGAAGCTTACGAGAATCTGGAAAATGCGCTAGTTTTGGACTTCGACAAGCACCGTTTGCTTTTCGAATACTTCCCGGAGCTGGAATCGCAACGAGCTTTGGCTCGACTGATTGATCAGTACCGGAAGTAG
- a CDS encoding phosphosulfolactate synthase, with product MNYHLDQLPERTAKPREQGYTMVMDKGLSIREVEDFLEVGGEYTDIVKLGWATSYVVPNLKRKLEVYKEAGVPVYFGGTLFEAFIIRNQFDDYRRLLSEFGMEYAEVSDGSLELPHDKKCEYIRTLAKDLNVLSEVGSKDAEKIIPPYKWIAQMQTELDAGSIKVIGEAREAGNVGLFRSTGEVRSGLVEEILTKIPFEKILWEAPQKAQQVWFIKLLGSNVNLGNIAPNEVVSLETIRLGLRGDTFTHFLDMDGVDPMFKPEVKTGRPGTSMPRG from the coding sequence ATGAATTATCACCTCGATCAACTCCCCGAGCGTACCGCCAAACCCCGCGAACAAGGCTACACCATGGTCATGGATAAAGGTCTGAGTATCCGCGAAGTAGAAGACTTCCTGGAAGTAGGCGGCGAGTATACCGACATCGTAAAGTTGGGCTGGGCTACCTCGTACGTAGTGCCTAACCTGAAGCGTAAGTTGGAAGTGTATAAAGAGGCCGGCGTACCAGTTTACTTCGGCGGAACCCTGTTCGAGGCCTTTATCATTCGTAATCAGTTCGATGATTACCGTCGGTTGCTGTCGGAGTTTGGAATGGAGTACGCTGAGGTTTCGGACGGCTCCTTAGAATTGCCCCACGACAAAAAATGCGAGTATATCCGCACGCTGGCCAAAGATCTGAACGTGTTGTCGGAGGTGGGTTCGAAGGATGCGGAGAAAATCATTCCTCCTTACAAGTGGATTGCTCAGATGCAGACGGAGCTGGACGCTGGCTCCATCAAGGTAATTGGGGAAGCGCGTGAGGCGGGCAATGTGGGCCTGTTTCGGAGCACCGGCGAAGTGCGGTCGGGTCTGGTAGAGGAAATTCTGACCAAAATTCCTTTTGAGAAAATCTTGTGGGAAGCTCCTCAGAAGGCTCAGCAAGTGTGGTTTATTAAGCTACTCGGTAGCAACGTGAACCTGGGAAATATCGCGCCTAATGAAGTAGTGAGCCTGGAAACCATTCGGTTGGGCTTGCGCGGTGATACGTTTACCCACTTCCTTGATATGGACGGCGTAGACCCCATGTTCAAGCCGGAAGTAAAGACCGGCCGCCCCGGAACCTCCATGCCGCGCGGATAG